The DNA region TGCTCCAGGCGTCCAGGGTCCAATCCATGTACCCCGGCCCATCGGCCAGAATCATCCGCTCCGGCATCGGCGCGGGCTGCGCGAGGAAGGTCCAGTGATAGGCCGCAAGCGCCAGCTCCGCATCCCAGGCCGCCCAGAAATCGCCAGTCGGCACAATCTCGATAATACCAAGCCGATCCACGCGATCCGGGTGATCCAACACCAGCCGGTAGGTCACCCGCGCGCCCCGATCATGGCCCAGGATATGCGCCCGCTCCAGATCCAGCGCATCCATCAGCCCGACAATATCCAAAGCCATTTCACGCTTGGCATAGGCATCGACACCTTCCGGCGCATCGCTGTCCCCATACCCGCGCAAATCCGGCACGATCACATCGAAGCGTTCAGCCAGACGTGGCGCAATCCGTTCCCAGCACCGGTGGTTCTGCGGAAACCCATGCAGCAGGATCAGCGGCGTGCCGGTGCCCGCCCGATGCACGCTCAACTCAATCCCGTTTGTCGCCACCTTTGTGGCCATGAACCCGTCAATCGCCATTGCGCATCTCCCACACCTGCGGTTGGACTTTGTATCCAATGTAGAGCGGATGTTTCGGATGCCCCGCTTTCGACAGGCCCAGATGCAGCAATTCCCGCCCGGTGCCCCACAGCAAATCCGCCACCGCAGGGCCGCGCGCCAGATGCTCCCCATGGGTGCCCCAGGCACAGATGACCCGGTCGGCCCAGTCCAGGCCCGCCAGAATCGCCGCGTCGTTTGCAGGCCCGACCGGATCGGCAGCCCGCCGCATGTCACGCGGATCCGTGGCGCGGTAAGCAAAGATGTTGAGCACCCGAAATGCGCCAAACCCCAGCGTCCGCGCGCGCCGCTCGCAGCGCTCCACGGTCGGGTCATTCTGCACCTCGGTCGCGGTGGAGGGGTTGAGCATGATGAAAAGCGCCCGCTGACCGTCTGCATCCCAGACACGGGTCAGCGCATACCGATACCGCTCACAGTCGGAATACACAGCGACGGAGGCCGCATCCCCCTTTAAATGCTCACGCTCGATCATCGGCAGTGCCCCTTTCAAACTGTCTCATCGGCCTTGGTCCAGTACGCCGATTTCCGATCATACGCCGGGCAGGGAGGGGGCGGGGCGGGTGGGTGGGCGACGCCTCCCTGCCCGACCGACCCTCACAAATTGAATACCCGCTCCGGGTGCAGCTCGCCGGAGCGATACCGCCCGACCGCCACGGGCGTGCCGTTCAGTGACGCCCAGGCCAGATCCCCATATTCCACATTTCCCGGCAACACACCGCCGGGGTTGCCATTGCGCAACCGGGCCGCGCCGGCATCTGTCACGCGCAATTCCGGCAGTGCATGCAGCGCCAGACCAACAGGTTGCAGCAATGCGTACAAGGCGTCTGTCCGCGCCAGCGCCTCCACCCGGTCCAGGCCCACCGCATCCTCGATATCGAACGCTCCAACCCAGGTTCGGCGCAGCCACAGCACATGGCCGAAACACCCCAGCACCTGCCCCAGATCCCGCGCGATGGAGCGGACGTAGCCGCCCGAGCCGCAGACGAATTCCAGATCCACATGGTCCGCATCGGGGCGCCCGATCACCGACAGGCTCTCCACGTACAAATCCCGCGCGGCCAGCTCCATCTCGCCGCCGCCGCGTGCAATGTCATAGGCGCGTTCCCCATCCACCTTCACGGCAGAAAACTGCGGCGGCACCTGCTGGATATCACCGACGAAGGCGGGCAACGCGGCCTCGATCTCCGTGTCGGTGGGGCGGGTATCCGAGGTCTCCAGAACCTCCCCCTCCGCGTCATCGGTTTTGGTGGACACCCCCAGCCGCACGCGGAACGTGTAGGCCTTCAAGTCGTCACTCATATAGGCAATCGTCTTCGTGGCCTCGCCCAATGCCACCGGCAACATGCCCGTCGCGTCGGGGTCCAACGTGCCCGCATGGCCCGCCTTCTTGGCATCAAAACACCAGCGCACCTTGTTGACCACCGCCGTCGACGTCAGCCCGGCAGGCTTGTCCACCAGCACCCAGCCCGAGATATCGCGGCCCTTGTTCCTGCGTGCCATGAAAGGCCCCCGTCCTGATCAGAGCGGCGGGCTACCCGTCGCCCTGGCCCCCGTCAACCGGATCATCAACCAGCTCATCCACCACAACACCGATGATCGGCCCCACGGGAAAGCCAAGGTCAGATCGCCCGATCTCAGGCGCATGCAGGCGCGAGACGCGGCCATCGAAGTAGAGCGCATTGGGCGTTTCCAGATAATCCCGGAAGAAGCGCGCGAAATGGTGGAAGTTCACCGCCTGATCGGAAATGACCATCCACATCCGGTCCCCTTCCGCGTTCACGCCAACTCCGTTGCGAATGTTGGTGCTGTCACTGTCGTGGATGAACCGCGGGTGCAGCGCGCCGTCAATGACCAGCATCGGCCCCGATTGGGTGGCGTGCCGACAGCTTGGCGGATTGTCGGCAAATGCACGGCTTTCGATCACGGCGGCCTGCCCGTCACCCAGGCACAGCACGCCATTGGGCAGGAGCCCGAAGTTCCCCGGCCCATCGGAGGTGATGATGCGCATCTCTTCCTCACCATCCTCGACATACAGCCCGACCGGAGACCGATCATCGTGGAACATGCCGGCATTCATCGCGATGCCCAGACGCGCGCCTTCGGGCAGGGCGTCATCCACCCGGCCAAACGTGCCGAGAACGGTGCCGGTATCATCGCGCAGGAACAGGCGCACATCGGCCTGCGTCAGTGTAACCTCGCAGGCCGTAAACTCCGCGCTGTCAAACAGCACCGTTTCACATTGCGCGCCACTGATGGTGGGTGCGAAGAGGAAAGTGAACAGGGCGAGGGCGCGGATCATGCCCCATCTCCATCCATGGGTCCGTCATCTTCCGCCTTTTCCACATCCCGGCGCACGTCGGCACGCGCCAGCATTTCGCGGGTGGCGTCCATCTGGTCGAACGTCTGGTCGATCACGAAGCGCAGGTCCGGCAGGTATTTCAGCTTCAGGTCCTTACCGAGAAGCCGCCGCAGCTCGCCCTTATTGCGCTTGAGCGCCTCAATCGCCTCGTCCTTGCCGGAGCCACCCAATGGCATCACGTAGACCGTCGCGATCTTGAGGTCGGACGAGGTTCGCACCTCCGCCACTGTGATCGACATGGCGTTCAGGGCCGGGTCATGAACGTCGGCCCGCGCCAGCACCGTGGATAACGTGCGGCGGATCAATTCTCCGACCCGAAGCTGTCGCTGAGACTTGCTTGGGCCGTTCTGGTTCTTGCTGCGTGCCATGGCTCGAATTCCCCTTGCCCCAGAGGTAAGGGATGAGGCCGCGTCCCGCAAGCTGGCGCTTCCCTGTCGGGACGGGTTCCGTTACGACCATCCGCAACGGACATGGAGGCGCAAATGGACAATATGGGTATCGCCGTGATGGGCGCCTCGGGTCGGATGGGCCGGATGCTGATCCAGACGATCACCGCGTCGGAGCGCGCGCATCTGGTTGCTGTGACCGAACGGCCCGGCCACGATTGGGTGGGGGCGGATCTTGGCGAAGCCCTTGGCGGGTCCGCGTCCGGCGTGCCGGTCGTCGATGATCCGCTGGAGGCCATCGTGAAGGCCCAAGCGGTGATCGACTTCACGTCGCCGGAGGCCACGGTCGCTCACGCGAAATTGACCGCACAGGCCCGCGCCGTCCATGTGATCGGCACAACCGGCCTGTCTGACGCGGATATCGAGGTGCTGGACGCCTGCGCGCGCCACGCCTGTATCGTGCGGGCGGGCAACATGAGCCTTGGCGTGAATCTGCTTGTGCGGCTGACGCAACAGGTCGCCGCCGCGCTGGACGAGGATTTCGATATCGAGGTGGTGGAGGCGCATCATCGCCATAAGGTCGACGCGCCCTCCGGCACCGCTCTGATGTTGGGAGAGGCCGCAGCACAAGGGCGCGGCGTTGATCTGGGCGACGTGAAAGACAGTGGCCGCGACGGGATCACAGGCGCACGCGGGCGCGGCGATATCGGCTTTTCTGCGATCCGGGGCGGCGATGTGGTGGGCGAGCATGACGTGATCTTTGCCGCCGATGGGGAGCGCGTCGTGCTGCGCCATCTGGCCACCGACCGGGCGATTTTTTCACGTGGCGCGTTGAAGGCCGCGCTGTGGGGGCAGGGGCGCGCACCGGGCCATTACTCCATGATGTCGGTCCTGGGGCTAGCTTGATCCATGCGGGCGCTGGCCTAACTCTGCGACCAGACGATCTGGATCGGAGGCCTGTCTCATGTCGCTACGCATCACCCTGCTTGCCGCTCTCGCAGCAATTGCCCCCCTGCCCGCCTTGGCGGAGCTTGCGCGCATCACGGACCGGGCCGCATTCATCAACACGGTACAGGGCCGCGAATTGAGCCGCCTTGGCGTGACCCTCCGCGTAGCGCCCAACGGATCCATCAGCGGGCGGGCGCTGGGACGCGACGTGACGGGAACCTGGGTGTGGGAAAGCGGCATGTTCTGCCGCACGCTGGACGCCGGCGACCGCCAGTTCGCACGCAATTGTCAGGTGGTCAGCGTGGATGGCAGTTCCATCCGCTTCCACGCCGATCAGGGCACCGGCGACATTGCGGATTTCCGCATCCGCTGAGCCGGGGCGGCCCAAAACTCTTGCAAGAGTTTTACCCAATCCCTTCCTAGGGATTGATCAGATCCTTGCAAGGATCTGGGCGCGCGGCCAGACGCCCGGTCTCAGAAATCGACGGCAATTCCTTTTCGCTCCCAATCGCCGTAGCGCACGGGCTCTGGCCCATCGCGCCCGCCCAACTCGATAGGCATCTCCTGAGCCTTCGCCTTTTTTCGCCGCTCCTCAGCCTCTGCCAAAGCGCGCTCGGCCTCGGGGGTCAGGTCCTTGGGGGTGCTCATCGCATGGGCCTCCGGCTTGTGTGTCACTCCCACCTGATATACGCGCCGAAGCTCTTGGAACAAGGAAGCCGTCGATGAAAGCGCGCCCCGCCGCCCTTATTCTGCTCAATGCCGTTCTGCGAGAGCGTCAGATTCTGGGTCAGGTGGATGTGCCTGCAACGGGGGCAGAGGCCGCGCGTGCCAACCGGTTGGCTCTGTCGGTGCTGCGCAATCTGGATGCGGTGGATGCGGTCATCAAACCTTACACCACCCGCAAGCCCCAAATCGGTGTGCACAACCTGCTGCGCCTGGGCGCGGTGGAGTTGTTGGTGAACGGCGAGGACGCCCATGGTGTCGTCAGTGACATCGTCGGCATTGCCAAGACCCAGCCGCACACGCGCAAGGCTTCGGGCATGGTGAACGCGATCCTGCGCAAAATCGCCGTGGAGGGCGCAGAGGCGTTTGCCAAAGCGCCACCGCAACGCCTACCACCGTGGATCGACAAGGCGCTGCGCAAGCGGATCGGCGCCGATGGCATCCGGGCAATTGAACAGGCGCAGGCGCAGGTGCCACCGATGGATCTGACCCCACGCGATGACGGGTTCATGCTGGAGAATGCGGAGGTCCTGCCGACGGGATCTTTGCGGCTGAACAACCATCCGCAAGTCAGCGCCCTGCCTGGATACAGTGACGGCGCATTCTGGGTTCAGGACGCTGCCGCCGCCTTGCCCGTGAAGCTTCTGGGCGATGTGCGGGGCAAGTCTGTGCTGGATCTCTGCGCTGCCCCCGGTGGCAAAACCATGCAATTGGCCGCGGCGGGCGCAGAGGTCACGGCGCTGGATATCTCGGGCCCGCGCCTGCGCCGGGTGGAGGAAAACCTCGCCCGCACAGGTCTGTCCGCCACGCTCGTGACCGAGGATGCGTTTCAGCACAGCGGCAGCTACGACGCGATCCTACTGGACGCGCCCTGTTCCGCCACGGGCACCATCCGCCGCCATCCCGATCTCCCGTTCGTGAAGGATGGCCGGGAGGTCGAGCCGCTGACCAGGCTACAAATGCAGCTGATCGACCATGCGCTGACCCTGCTCAAACCCGGCGGGACGCTCGTCTATTGCACCTGCTCGCTGTTGCCGGTGGAAGGCGAGTTTCAAATCAAAGCGGCCCTCAAACGGCACGATGGGCTTAGCATCATTCCCGCGGACC from Jannaschia sp. CCS1 includes:
- a CDS encoding alpha/beta fold hydrolase; its protein translation is MAIDGFMATKVATNGIELSVHRAGTGTPLILLHGFPQNHRCWERIAPRLAERFDVIVPDLRGYGDSDAPEGVDAYAKREMALDIVGLMDALDLERAHILGHDRGARVTYRLVLDHPDRVDRLGIIEIVPTGDFWAAWDAELALAAYHWTFLAQPAPMPERMILADGPGYMDWTLDAWSKAPGLSSFSEAALASYRAQGADPQRVAAMCNDYRAGATIDRRIDAESRAAGAKITAPLLFLWAAGGFPARTGDPLGVWRDWAETVDGQEIDGTGHFMMEEVPEPVLAAVLAHFAPE
- a CDS encoding DUF1643 domain-containing protein, producing the protein MIEREHLKGDAASVAVYSDCERYRYALTRVWDADGQRALFIMLNPSTATEVQNDPTVERCERRARTLGFGAFRVLNIFAYRATDPRDMRRAADPVGPANDAAILAGLDWADRVICAWGTHGEHLARGPAVADLLWGTGRELLHLGLSKAGHPKHPLYIGYKVQPQVWEMRNGD
- the truB gene encoding tRNA pseudouridine(55) synthase TruB, with the translated sequence MARRNKGRDISGWVLVDKPAGLTSTAVVNKVRWCFDAKKAGHAGTLDPDATGMLPVALGEATKTIAYMSDDLKAYTFRVRLGVSTKTDDAEGEVLETSDTRPTDTEIEAALPAFVGDIQQVPPQFSAVKVDGERAYDIARGGGEMELAARDLYVESLSVIGRPDADHVDLEFVCGSGGYVRSIARDLGQVLGCFGHVLWLRRTWVGAFDIEDAVGLDRVEALARTDALYALLQPVGLALHALPELRVTDAGAARLRNGNPGGVLPGNVEYGDLAWASLNGTPVAVGRYRSGELHPERVFNL
- a CDS encoding phosphodiester glycosidase family protein, whose protein sequence is MIRALALFTFLFAPTISGAQCETVLFDSAEFTACEVTLTQADVRLFLRDDTGTVLGTFGRVDDALPEGARLGIAMNAGMFHDDRSPVGLYVEDGEEEMRIITSDGPGNFGLLPNGVLCLGDGQAAVIESRAFADNPPSCRHATQSGPMLVIDGALHPRFIHDSDSTNIRNGVGVNAEGDRMWMVISDQAVNFHHFARFFRDYLETPNALYFDGRVSRLHAPEIGRSDLGFPVGPIIGVVVDELVDDPVDGGQGDG
- the rbfA gene encoding 30S ribosome-binding factor RbfA encodes the protein MARSKNQNGPSKSQRQLRVGELIRRTLSTVLARADVHDPALNAMSITVAEVRTSSDLKIATVYVMPLGGSGKDEAIEALKRNKGELRRLLGKDLKLKYLPDLRFVIDQTFDQMDATREMLARADVRRDVEKAEDDGPMDGDGA
- the dapB gene encoding 4-hydroxy-tetrahydrodipicolinate reductase, yielding MDNMGIAVMGASGRMGRMLIQTITASERAHLVAVTERPGHDWVGADLGEALGGSASGVPVVDDPLEAIVKAQAVIDFTSPEATVAHAKLTAQARAVHVIGTTGLSDADIEVLDACARHACIVRAGNMSLGVNLLVRLTQQVAAALDEDFDIEVVEAHHRHKVDAPSGTALMLGEAAAQGRGVDLGDVKDSGRDGITGARGRGDIGFSAIRGGDVVGEHDVIFAADGERVVLRHLATDRAIFSRGALKAALWGQGRAPGHYSMMSVLGLA
- a CDS encoding DUF1674 domain-containing protein, giving the protein MSTPKDLTPEAERALAEAEERRKKAKAQEMPIELGGRDGPEPVRYGDWERKGIAVDF
- a CDS encoding RsmB/NOP family class I SAM-dependent RNA methyltransferase, coding for MKARPAALILLNAVLRERQILGQVDVPATGAEAARANRLALSVLRNLDAVDAVIKPYTTRKPQIGVHNLLRLGAVELLVNGEDAHGVVSDIVGIAKTQPHTRKASGMVNAILRKIAVEGAEAFAKAPPQRLPPWIDKALRKRIGADGIRAIEQAQAQVPPMDLTPRDDGFMLENAEVLPTGSLRLNNHPQVSALPGYSDGAFWVQDAAAALPVKLLGDVRGKSVLDLCAAPGGKTMQLAAAGAEVTALDISGPRLRRVEENLARTGLSATLVTEDAFQHSGSYDAILLDAPCSATGTIRRHPDLPFVKDGREVEPLTRLQMQLIDHALTLLKPGGTLVYCTCSLLPVEGEFQIKAALKRHDGLSIIPADPVALGGDAEWASAEGGLRLWPFYWAERGGMDGFYMAALTRS